One stretch of Halalkalicoccus sp. NIPERK01 DNA includes these proteins:
- a CDS encoding ABC transporter ATP-binding protein, whose protein sequence is MTRITFDDVSWEYRTGEGRAVSGLDLEIESGSFIGITGPSDAGKSTFCRLIPGYVPHYFDGELEGSVRVGDREVREASIGELAERVGMLFENPFDQLTGASTTVLEEVAFGLENLGYPREEIIERAVESLRRVGIEELIDRNPQRLSGGQSQRVALASVLAMRPDVLVLDEPTSQLDPHGAEAVFEIVAGMKEQGYTVIVVSQRLDRLAPHLDRLLVIEDGEIAHDAGPEEVFTTSGIDDLVDVPQSVRVGRRLREAGHDVDGVPLTVEAAIEELRPHVTGATDGGVTVPSAEEGREAAGDARVTFEDVRHVYEGGVEALSGVSIDMASGCVCLVGQNGAGKTTFVKHMNGLLEPTEGVVLVEETDTREARVAQLARHVGLSFQNPDDQLFHDSVEAEVRYGPKNLAFDEERADETTERAISRLDLEDARDRNPYDLGMPRRKRVAVASVLAMDTDTVVLDEPTGGQDAPGTALLSNAVEELVADGRLVVVITHDVGFARRYADRVIALGRGEVLLDGSPREVFGNPEILAETDVDPPVVTRIGHELGLPTLLSIDELFEYVE, encoded by the coding sequence GTGACCCGGATCACGTTCGACGACGTCTCGTGGGAGTACCGAACCGGGGAGGGGCGCGCCGTCTCCGGCCTCGACCTGGAGATCGAGTCGGGCAGTTTCATCGGGATCACCGGCCCGAGCGACGCCGGCAAGTCGACGTTCTGCCGGCTGATCCCCGGCTACGTTCCCCACTACTTCGACGGCGAGCTAGAGGGGAGCGTCCGGGTGGGCGACCGGGAGGTGCGCGAGGCCTCGATCGGCGAACTCGCCGAACGCGTGGGCATGCTCTTCGAGAACCCGTTCGATCAGCTGACCGGCGCGAGCACGACGGTGTTAGAAGAGGTCGCCTTCGGCCTCGAGAACCTCGGCTACCCGCGCGAGGAGATAATCGAGCGCGCGGTCGAGAGCCTCCGGCGGGTGGGCATCGAGGAGCTGATCGACCGCAACCCCCAGCGCCTCTCGGGCGGGCAGTCACAGCGGGTCGCGCTGGCCTCGGTGCTCGCCATGCGCCCGGACGTGCTGGTGCTCGACGAGCCGACCTCCCAGCTCGACCCCCACGGTGCGGAGGCGGTCTTCGAGATCGTCGCCGGGATGAAGGAGCAGGGGTATACGGTGATCGTCGTCAGCCAGCGCCTCGACCGACTCGCGCCGCACCTCGACCGCCTGCTGGTGATCGAGGACGGCGAGATAGCGCACGACGCGGGCCCCGAGGAGGTGTTCACCACGTCGGGGATCGACGACCTGGTCGACGTCCCTCAGTCGGTCCGGGTGGGCCGCCGGCTCCGGGAGGCGGGACACGACGTCGACGGGGTCCCGCTGACCGTCGAGGCGGCCATCGAGGAGCTTCGCCCGCACGTGACCGGCGCGACTGACGGGGGCGTGACGGTTCCCTCCGCCGAGGAGGGGAGGGAGGCGGCTGGCGACGCTCGCGTCACCTTCGAGGACGTGCGCCACGTCTACGAGGGCGGCGTCGAGGCGCTCTCCGGCGTCTCGATCGACATGGCGTCGGGCTGTGTCTGTCTCGTCGGGCAGAACGGCGCGGGCAAGACCACCTTCGTCAAGCACATGAACGGGCTGCTCGAACCGACCGAGGGCGTCGTTCTCGTCGAGGAAACGGACACGCGGGAGGCCCGCGTCGCCCAACTGGCCCGGCACGTCGGCCTCTCGTTTCAGAACCCCGACGACCAGCTGTTTCACGACAGCGTCGAGGCCGAAGTGCGCTACGGGCCGAAGAACCTGGCGTTCGACGAGGAGCGGGCCGACGAGACCACGGAGCGCGCGATCTCCCGCCTCGACCTCGAGGACGCCCGCGATCGAAACCCCTACGACCTCGGGATGCCGCGGCGCAAGCGCGTGGCCGTCGCCTCGGTGCTCGCGATGGACACCGACACCGTCGTCCTCGACGAACCGACCGGCGGGCAGGACGCCCCCGGCACCGCCCTGCTGAGCAACGCCGTCGAGGAACTGGTCGCGGATGGACGGCTCGTCGTCGTCATCACCCACGACGTGGGCTTCGCGCGCCGGTACGCCGACCGCGTGATCGCGCTCGGGCGGGGTGAGGTCCTCTTGGACGGGAGCCCGCGGGAGGTCTTCGGCAACCCCGAGATCCTCGCCGAAACCGACGTCGACCCGCCCGTCGTCACCCGGATCGGTCACGAACTCGGCCTGCCGACGCTGCTCTCGATCGACGAACTGTTCGAGTACGTCGAGTGA
- a CDS encoding nucleoside hydrolase: MSLLIDTDPGCDDALALLLALESDLDIVGLTTVAGNSSVENTTRNTLALLDFLDGDLPVSRGADRPLVKRQDTAEFIHGEGGLKGDLPDPRRGPVDTSGAEFIVEQARKDGNLTIAAIGPLTNLALALGIEPDLPDLLDGVLVMGGAVYAPGNRTPAAEANLHADPDAASRVLQSLDPTFVGLGVTVRATLDPATLDLSGRRGEVVEEWLEYYPDHVRGRYGIEHSPIHDAAVIAQLTDDVLTVEERALEIDTREGPCRGALVSDEYGVTDEAENGRVATDIDVSAFRASLARAIESAL, translated from the coding sequence ATGTCCCTTCTGATCGACACGGATCCCGGCTGTGACGACGCGCTCGCCCTCCTGCTCGCGCTCGAAAGCGATCTCGACATCGTCGGACTGACGACCGTCGCCGGCAACTCTTCCGTCGAGAACACCACCCGAAACACGCTCGCGCTGCTCGACTTCCTCGACGGCGATCTGCCCGTTTCCCGCGGCGCGGACCGGCCCCTCGTGAAACGCCAGGACACCGCCGAGTTCATCCACGGCGAGGGCGGTCTGAAGGGCGACCTCCCGGACCCGAGACGGGGGCCCGTCGATACGTCGGGAGCCGAGTTCATCGTCGAGCAGGCACGGAAGGACGGAAACCTCACGATCGCCGCGATCGGCCCGCTGACGAACCTCGCGCTGGCGCTCGGGATCGAGCCCGATCTGCCCGATCTTCTCGACGGGGTGCTGGTCATGGGCGGGGCGGTCTACGCGCCCGGCAACCGCACGCCCGCGGCGGAGGCGAACCTCCACGCCGATCCCGACGCCGCCAGCCGAGTTCTCCAATCCCTCGACCCCACGTTCGTCGGCCTCGGCGTCACGGTTCGGGCGACGCTCGACCCCGCTACCCTCGATCTCTCGGGTCGACGCGGCGAGGTCGTCGAGGAGTGGCTGGAGTACTACCCCGACCACGTGCGCGGGCGCTACGGGATCGAGCACTCGCCGATCCACGACGCGGCGGTGATCGCCCAGCTCACCGACGACGTCCTCACCGTCGAGGAGCGCGCCCTCGAGATCGATACGCGCGAGGGGCCGTGTCGGGGGGCGCTGGTCAGCGACGAGTACGGCGTCACCGACGAGGCGGAGAACGGCCGCGTGGCGACCGACATCGACGTGTCGGCGTTTCGCGCGTCGCTCGCGCGAGCGATCGAGTCCGCCCTGTAG
- a CDS encoding alanine--glyoxylate aminotransferase family protein, which yields MTEKREYTDDYTDKTLYIPGPTEVREDVVEAMAQPMFGHRSERMTDLYTTIVEDTKDFLGTDHDVIVLTASGTEFMESSILNLVDENVLVTTCGSFSERQANVAERLGKDVDTLEYEWGRAVKPEDVRETLEESDTDYDAVTCVMNESSTGVRNPIEEIGDVVAEFPDTYFVVDAVSALGGDHVDIDRHGIDVVFTSVQKAFAMPPGLAVCVVSEDAYEREVESESASWYGGFQRSLDYYDRKGQTHSTPAIPVMLAYRTQMKHMLSEGHDARSERHREMAEYTRGWAREHFGLFPEEGYESRTVSCIENTRGIDVAGTIDAVSEEYDMVFSNGYGSQLGEETFRIGHMGEHDVESIRALTDAIEDVADL from the coding sequence GTGACCGAGAAACGCGAGTACACGGACGACTACACGGACAAGACGCTGTACATCCCGGGACCGACCGAAGTGCGCGAGGACGTGGTCGAGGCGATGGCCCAGCCGATGTTCGGTCACCGGAGCGAGCGGATGACCGACCTCTACACCACGATCGTCGAGGACACCAAGGACTTTCTGGGCACCGACCACGACGTGATCGTACTCACGGCCTCCGGGACCGAGTTCATGGAGAGTTCGATCCTCAACCTCGTCGACGAGAACGTCCTCGTGACGACCTGCGGGAGCTTCAGCGAGCGACAGGCGAACGTCGCCGAGCGCCTCGGGAAGGACGTCGACACGCTGGAGTACGAGTGGGGCCGGGCGGTCAAACCCGAGGACGTCCGCGAGACCCTCGAGGAGAGCGACACCGACTACGACGCGGTCACCTGCGTGATGAACGAGTCCTCGACCGGGGTTCGGAACCCCATCGAGGAGATCGGGGACGTCGTCGCCGAGTTTCCTGACACCTATTTCGTCGTCGATGCGGTCTCGGCGCTGGGCGGGGACCACGTCGACATCGATAGGCATGGGATCGACGTCGTCTTCACCTCCGTGCAGAAGGCCTTCGCGATGCCGCCGGGGCTCGCGGTCTGTGTCGTCAGCGAGGACGCCTACGAGCGCGAGGTCGAGAGCGAGTCGGCCTCGTGGTACGGCGGGTTCCAGCGCTCGCTCGACTACTACGACCGCAAGGGCCAGACCCACTCTACCCCGGCGATCCCGGTCATGCTCGCGTACCGAACGCAGATGAAGCACATGCTCTCCGAAGGGCACGACGCTCGAAGCGAACGTCACCGCGAGATGGCCGAGTACACCCGCGGGTGGGCCCGCGAGCACTTCGGCCTCTTCCCCGAGGAGGGCTACGAGTCCCGAACCGTGAGCTGCATCGAGAACACCCGGGGGATCGACGTCGCCGGGACCATCGACGCGGTGAGCGAGGAGTACGACATGGTCTTCTCGAACGGCTACGGCTCACAGCTGGGCGAGGAGACGTTCCGCATCGGCCACATGGGCGAACACGACGTCGAGAGCATTCGAGCGCTCACCGACGCCATCGAGGACGTCGCCGACCTGTAA
- a CDS encoding manganese catalase family protein has product MFFHENELQYPVEVEEPDPAFARMLQQAIGGVEGEIRVFMQYLFQGMNQPPENERMRMLLYETAMEELGHVEMLATAVAKNLEGAPVGMREEFARDGAVNAAMAGYLPRQFLSAGFGAMPEDSQGNPFSTDHVYASGNPAADLYANVTAEATGRTLATRLYEMTDDPGMKDMLSYLIARDTMHQNQWLAALQDLGNPDDAFDHLPVPDSFPQEEENREFNYEFLSTTREPTDDPETAWTTGESVDGKGEFSFGRQPGGGKPDLPSPDPRAYNEPTD; this is encoded by the coding sequence ATGTTCTTCCACGAAAACGAACTCCAGTACCCGGTCGAGGTAGAGGAGCCCGACCCGGCGTTCGCGCGGATGCTCCAGCAGGCGATCGGGGGCGTCGAGGGCGAGATCCGGGTGTTCATGCAGTACCTGTTCCAGGGGATGAACCAGCCGCCGGAGAACGAGCGGATGCGAATGTTGCTCTACGAGACGGCGATGGAGGAGCTGGGCCACGTCGAGATGCTCGCGACGGCGGTCGCGAAGAACCTCGAAGGAGCCCCGGTCGGCATGCGCGAGGAGTTCGCCCGGGACGGCGCGGTCAACGCCGCAATGGCTGGCTACCTGCCCCGGCAGTTCCTCTCGGCGGGCTTCGGCGCGATGCCCGAGGACAGCCAGGGCAACCCCTTCAGCACGGACCACGTCTACGCGAGCGGCAACCCCGCGGCCGACCTCTACGCGAACGTGACCGCCGAGGCCACCGGGAGAACGCTCGCGACTCGACTCTACGAGATGACCGACGATCCGGGTATGAAGGACATGCTGTCGTACCTGATCGCCCGCGACACCATGCACCAGAACCAGTGGCTCGCGGCGCTCCAGGACCTCGGGAACCCCGACGACGCGTTCGACCACCTGCCGGTGCCCGACAGCTTCCCGCAGGAGGAGGAGAACCGAGAGTTCAACTACGAGTTCCTCTCGACGACGCGGGAGCCGACCGACGACCCCGAGACGGCGTGGACGACGGGCGAGTCGGTCGACGGAAAGGGCGAGTTCTCCTTCGGTCGTCAACCCGGCGGCGGGAAGCCCGACCTGCCCTCGCCGGACCCGCGGGCGTACAACGAGCCGACGGACTGA
- a CDS encoding FAD binding domain-containing protein has product MTDDLRVIVSGGSMGGLFTALALGEAGHGVDVFERAAGELESRGAGIVAQPRMLQYLEERGIASEEITLTTQRREYLKRDGSVREARSDSMTFTGWDTLYRRLRKAVDDERYYEGRVVGFEHEDEEVSVRFEDGSEGRADLLTIAEGGRSETREQLLPEVSPEYAGYVAWRGLIDERELSESLVERFEGTFLFFEGDCQLILGYLIPGPDGGTRAGTRRLNWVWYDNVRDEDRLNELLADSRGVEHDFSVAPGDLRGEVERGLRASAEEFPDVFSRLVGETENPFVQTIYDLSVPEMAFDRVCLLGDAAFVARPHTAAGTAKAAADAIDLGRALDGHERVESAFEKWEGKRLAAGRQLVREGIRMGESYMG; this is encoded by the coding sequence ATGACGGACGACCTTCGCGTGATCGTCTCGGGCGGGTCGATGGGCGGGCTGTTCACTGCGCTCGCGCTGGGCGAGGCCGGCCACGGGGTCGACGTCTTCGAGCGCGCGGCGGGCGAACTGGAGAGCCGTGGAGCGGGTATCGTCGCCCAGCCTCGGATGTTGCAGTACCTCGAAGAGCGCGGGATCGCGAGCGAGGAGATCACACTCACGACCCAGCGCAGGGAGTACCTGAAGCGCGACGGGAGCGTCCGCGAGGCGCGGAGCGATTCGATGACGTTCACGGGGTGGGACACGCTCTACCGCCGACTTCGAAAGGCGGTCGACGACGAGCGCTACTACGAGGGTCGGGTCGTCGGGTTCGAGCACGAGGACGAGGAGGTCTCGGTGCGGTTCGAGGACGGATCGGAGGGACGAGCGGACCTACTAACTATCGCCGAAGGCGGGCGTTCGGAGACGCGCGAGCAACTCCTCCCGGAGGTCTCCCCGGAGTACGCCGGCTACGTCGCCTGGCGGGGGCTGATCGACGAGCGGGAGCTCTCGGAGAGCCTCGTCGAGCGATTCGAGGGCACCTTCCTCTTTTTCGAGGGCGACTGTCAGTTGATTCTGGGGTATCTGATTCCCGGCCCCGACGGCGGGACGCGGGCGGGAACGCGCCGACTCAACTGGGTCTGGTACGACAACGTGCGCGACGAGGATCGGCTGAACGAGCTTCTGGCCGACTCTCGGGGGGTCGAGCACGACTTCTCGGTCGCGCCCGGCGACCTCCGGGGAGAGGTCGAACGCGGGTTGCGGGCGAGTGCCGAGGAGTTTCCCGACGTCTTCTCCCGGCTGGTCGGGGAAACCGAAAACCCGTTCGTCCAGACGATCTACGACCTCTCCGTACCCGAGATGGCCTTCGATCGGGTCTGCTTGCTGGGCGACGCGGCGTTCGTCGCCCGACCCCACACCGCCGCGGGGACCGCGAAGGCCGCCGCCGACGCGATCGACCTCGGGAGGGCGCTCGACGGGCACGAAAGGGTGGAGTCGGCGTTCGAGAAGTGGGAGGGGAAACGCCTCGCGGCGGGCCGGCAGCTGGTTCGGGAGGGGATCAGGATGGGCGAGAGCTACATGGGCTGA
- the ligA gene encoding NAD-dependent DNA ligase LigA has protein sequence MSDENPYLREPPEQLAPVDELSEEDAEREARRLREAIRHHDRRYYVENDPVIADRTYDTLFQRLVDIEESFGLQTPDSPTRRVGGEPLDELETVEHVAPMLSIQQSGEAQDVREFADRMEREVGDVEYTCEPKFDGVSIEVVYEGGVFERAVTRGNGREGDDVSANVRTIRSIPQRLRGEYPDFLAVRGEIFMPRDAFQEYNRERVEHGDEPFANPRNATAGTIRQLDPSITAERPLDCFFYDVLDASREFETQWEEITTLPEFGLQTNDRAERVADIEEAIEYRDELIEERESLNYEIDGVVIKVDDRAACEELGATSRHYRWAFAYKFPARAGETAIGDVALQVGRTGRLTPVALLDPVDVGGVTVSRASLHNPAEIREKNVNVGDVVRVERAGDVIPYVAEVVEKRSEGFFEFPETCPVCDSAIERDGPIAFCTGGLACPAQLRRSVQYYASDQGLDIEGLGGERVDGLVEAGLIGSVADLYRLDREALVELEGWGEKSAENLLSELEASKSPPLDAFLAAIGIPHVGRATARELAGAFGDLDSLMAASEADLEGVDEIGEVVAGEIRGFFDSEQNRRVIRELRGAGVEPESVDREEGEALSDLTFVFTGSLPERTRSEAREVIERHGGSVTGSVSGNTDYLVVGEGSGATKREDAAENDVPELDPGEFEALLDERGVST, from the coding sequence ATGAGCGACGAGAACCCCTATCTTCGGGAGCCGCCGGAGCAGCTCGCCCCCGTCGACGAACTGAGCGAGGAGGACGCAGAGCGCGAGGCCCGCCGGTTGAGGGAGGCGATCCGACACCACGACCGCCGGTACTACGTCGAGAACGACCCCGTCATCGCGGATCGGACCTACGACACCCTCTTTCAGCGGCTGGTCGACATCGAGGAGTCGTTCGGCCTCCAGACGCCCGACAGCCCCACCCGACGTGTGGGCGGTGAACCGCTCGACGAACTCGAGACGGTCGAACACGTCGCGCCGATGCTCTCGATCCAGCAGAGCGGCGAGGCCCAAGACGTAAGAGAGTTCGCCGACCGGATGGAGCGCGAGGTCGGCGACGTCGAATACACCTGCGAGCCGAAGTTCGACGGGGTGTCGATCGAGGTCGTCTACGAGGGCGGCGTCTTCGAGCGGGCAGTGACCCGTGGCAACGGGCGGGAGGGCGACGACGTGAGCGCAAATGTTAGAACGATCCGCTCGATTCCTCAACGCCTACGCGGGGAGTACCCCGACTTTCTGGCCGTCCGCGGCGAGATCTTCATGCCCCGCGACGCGTTTCAGGAGTACAACCGCGAGCGCGTCGAGCACGGCGACGAGCCCTTCGCGAACCCGCGCAACGCCACCGCGGGGACGATCCGCCAGCTCGACCCCTCGATCACCGCAGAACGCCCGCTCGACTGCTTCTTCTACGACGTTTTGGATGCCAGCCGCGAGTTCGAAACCCAGTGGGAGGAGATCACGACCCTTCCGGAGTTCGGCCTGCAGACCAACGACCGGGCCGAGCGCGTCGCCGACATAGAGGAGGCGATCGAGTACCGCGACGAACTGATCGAGGAGCGCGAATCGCTGAACTACGAGATCGACGGCGTCGTGATCAAGGTCGACGACAGGGCCGCCTGCGAGGAGTTGGGCGCGACCTCCCGGCACTATCGCTGGGCCTTCGCGTACAAATTCCCCGCGCGGGCCGGCGAGACGGCGATCGGGGACGTCGCCCTGCAGGTCGGGCGGACTGGACGGCTCACCCCGGTCGCGCTGCTCGATCCCGTCGATGTCGGCGGCGTCACCGTCTCGCGGGCGAGCCTGCACAACCCCGCGGAGATCAGGGAGAAGAACGTCAACGTCGGCGACGTGGTGCGCGTCGAGCGCGCGGGCGACGTGATCCCCTACGTCGCCGAAGTGGTCGAGAAACGCTCGGAGGGGTTCTTCGAGTTCCCCGAGACCTGCCCGGTCTGTGACAGCGCGATCGAGCGCGACGGCCCGATCGCCTTCTGCACCGGCGGGCTGGCCTGTCCCGCCCAACTGCGGCGGTCGGTGCAGTACTACGCGAGCGATCAGGGACTGGATATCGAGGGGCTGGGCGGCGAGCGGGTCGACGGGCTCGTCGAGGCGGGGCTGATCGGGAGCGTCGCCGACCTCTACCGGCTCGACCGGGAGGCCCTCGTCGAACTGGAGGGCTGGGGGGAGAAAAGCGCCGAGAACCTTCTCTCGGAACTCGAGGCCTCGAAATCCCCGCCGCTCGACGCCTTCCTCGCCGCGATCGGCATTCCCCACGTGGGCCGGGCGACCGCCCGAGAACTCGCCGGCGCCTTCGGCGACCTCGACTCCCTGATGGCGGCGAGCGAGGCCGACCTCGAGGGGGTCGACGAGATCGGCGAGGTCGTCGCGGGGGAGATCCGCGGCTTCTTCGACAGCGAACAGAACAGGCGCGTGATTCGCGAACTCCGCGGGGCGGGCGTCGAACCCGAATCGGTCGACCGGGAGGAGGGCGAGGCGCTCTCGGACCTCACGTTCGTCTTCACCGGCTCGCTCCCCGAGCGGACCCGAAGCGAGGCTCGAGAGGTGATCGAGCGCCACGGCGGGTCGGTCACGGGCAGCGTCTCGGGCAACACCGACTACCTCGTCGTCGGCGAGGGCTCGGGGGCGACCAAGCGCGAGGACGCCGCGGAGAACGACGTACCCGAACTCGATCCGGGGGAGTTCGAGGCGCTGCTCGACGAGCGGGGCGTGTCGACATGA
- a CDS encoding ABC transporter permease, with protein sequence MSWRVVARKDFEDSIRSWWIVALSALFVVLFVVPAYFLAEGVGGAVVEQTGEQISSDAFISLLASFVAFLIPIVAIVLAYASVAGERDSGTLKLLLALPHSRRDVVLGKIVGRSAVIVLPVLVGFLAAAVVFLITPVSLEAGNYLAFALLSALLGVVFVSLSVGISAAAGTRRQAMLGNVGIYVIFSLFWGSFAEGLVNLLNEYTGAAFETLVRVQLAVRLLNPVDAYQSLAAILWTSDALGARLSLFGGGLAGQVYGQALDPLPAYFSDPVVAVAFLAWLAVPPLLGYLAFRDADL encoded by the coding sequence ATGAGCTGGCGGGTCGTCGCGCGCAAGGACTTCGAGGACTCGATCCGCTCGTGGTGGATCGTCGCCCTCTCGGCGCTGTTCGTCGTCCTGTTCGTCGTGCCCGCGTACTTCCTCGCGGAGGGCGTCGGCGGGGCCGTCGTCGAGCAGACCGGCGAGCAGATCTCCTCGGACGCCTTCATCAGCCTGCTGGCGTCGTTCGTCGCCTTCCTCATCCCGATCGTCGCGATCGTGCTCGCGTACGCCTCGGTCGCCGGCGAGCGCGATTCGGGCACGCTGAAGCTGCTGCTCGCGCTGCCGCACTCGCGCCGTGACGTCGTCCTGGGGAAGATCGTCGGGCGAAGCGCCGTGATCGTGCTGCCCGTGCTCGTCGGCTTCCTCGCCGCCGCGGTCGTCTTCCTGATCACGCCCGTCTCGCTCGAGGCCGGCAACTACCTCGCGTTCGCGCTGCTGTCGGCGCTCCTGGGGGTGGTGTTCGTCTCGCTCTCGGTCGGGATCAGCGCGGCGGCCGGGACCCGGCGACAGGCCATGCTCGGGAACGTCGGCATCTACGTGATCTTCTCGCTGTTCTGGGGGAGCTTCGCCGAGGGGCTGGTCAACCTGCTCAACGAGTACACCGGCGCGGCGTTCGAGACGCTCGTGCGGGTCCAGCTCGCCGTTCGACTCCTCAACCCGGTCGACGCCTACCAGTCGCTGGCGGCGATCCTCTGGACGAGCGACGCGCTCGGCGCGCGCCTCTCGCTGTTCGGCGGCGGACTCGCCGGGCAGGTGTACGGGCAGGCGCTCGATCCCCTCCCCGCGTACTTCTCGGACCCGGTCGTCGCGGTCGCCTTCCTCGCGTGGCTGGCCGTTCCGCCGCTACTGGGCTACCTCGCCTTCCGCGACGCCGACCTCTAG
- a CDS encoding ABC transporter ATP-binding protein produces the protein MAAIELHGVSKRYDDVVAVEDLDLEVREGEVFGFLGPNGAGKSTTINMILDFVHPSRGSIEVLGYDAHADSLRIRERIGVLPEGFDVYDRLTGRKHVAFAVDSKGAGDDPDALLERVGIADAADRKAGDYSKGMRQRLALAMALVGDPDLLVLDEPSTGLDPNGALEMREIVREEVDRGATVFFSSHILGQVEAVCDRVGILREGRLVAEDSVSGLREAAGADATLRITVGELPSRAVDELRGMDGVSGVERDGSTLRVGVENGSKTAVLSTLEEEGAEVRDFETEEASLEDLFRAYTEGAA, from the coding sequence ATGGCCGCGATCGAACTGCACGGCGTGAGTAAACGCTACGACGACGTCGTCGCGGTCGAGGACCTCGACCTCGAGGTGCGGGAGGGCGAGGTCTTCGGCTTCCTCGGGCCCAACGGCGCGGGCAAGTCGACGACGATCAACATGATCCTCGACTTCGTCCACCCCTCCCGGGGGTCCATCGAGGTGCTCGGCTACGACGCCCACGCCGACAGCCTCCGGATCCGCGAGCGCATCGGCGTCCTCCCCGAGGGGTTCGACGTCTACGACCGGCTCACGGGCCGGAAACACGTCGCGTTCGCCGTCGACTCCAAGGGGGCGGGCGACGACCCCGACGCCCTTCTTGAGCGTGTGGGAATCGCCGATGCCGCGGATCGCAAGGCCGGCGACTACTCGAAGGGGATGCGCCAGCGCCTCGCGCTGGCGATGGCGCTCGTGGGCGACCCCGACCTGCTCGTCCTCGACGAGCCCTCGACGGGGCTGGACCCCAACGGCGCGCTCGAGATGCGAGAGATAGTACGAGAGGAGGTCGATCGCGGCGCGACGGTGTTTTTCTCCTCGCACATCCTCGGGCAGGTCGAGGCGGTCTGTGATCGGGTGGGCATCCTCCGCGAGGGTCGGCTCGTCGCCGAGGACAGCGTCTCCGGGCTCCGGGAGGCCGCCGGGGCCGACGCGACGCTGCGGATCACGGTCGGGGAACTCCCCTCGCGGGCGGTCGACGAACTCCGCGGGATGGACGGCGTCTCGGGGGTCGAACGGGACGGCTCGACCCTCCGGGTGGGGGTCGAGAACGGCTCGAAGACCGCCGTCCTGAGCACCCTCGAGGAGGAGGGCGCGGAGGTCCGGGACTTCGAGACCGAGGAGGCCTCGCTGGAGGACCTCTTTCGGGCCTACACGGAGGGCGCGGCATGA
- a CDS encoding dodecin family protein, with protein MTAVKIIKVLGTSEESWEAAAKEAIERANESVEGISGIEVEDWTASVEDGQITQYKATVEIAFPVRGE; from the coding sequence ATGACCGCAGTCAAGATCATCAAGGTGCTCGGCACCTCCGAGGAGTCCTGGGAGGCGGCCGCGAAGGAGGCCATCGAGCGGGCGAACGAGTCGGTCGAGGGGATCAGCGGGATCGAGGTCGAGGACTGGACCGCGAGCGTCGAGGACGGCCAGATCACCCAGTACAAGGCGACCGTCGAGATCGCGTTCCCGGTGCGCGGCGAGTAA